The window aaaatgtcatattaGTTTATCAAATATGTTGCCATGCTGGAAAAATGTATTCCAAGagtcaaacatttaaaattagtAAAAGCATTTGGTGTGGTTATTTAAGGAGACCATGTTGATAATAACCATGACTGATGAAAACTGAACATTCACAAAGGACTGTTTTACTTGAGCAGATATGGACAGTGTACCATGGTTCCCAAAGAAGATTTCAGACCTGGATAAATGTGCCAACCGAGTATTGATGTATGGCTCAGACCTGGATGCCGATCATCCCGTAAGTAGATCTGAAATTTCAAGTTCCTACACGTCGGGACATCAACTATTCTCTCTGTCTGGATGAAACAGCACAGGAAAATGTGCTGGGTGGTGTTCTGCTACCTGCTATTTTCTATTGCGTGTTACCAGACTTGGGTGAACAATTTCCCTGACTTCTCTGTGTCACCAGTGATATTAGGGAATTGGCTGGATGATTTCAGACACTTATAATTTAAAACAGTGAGACAAATTTGCTCTCCATAACAGAACTAATGGACTTCTTTGTTGTTTAGGGATTTAAAGATAATGTCTACCGCAAAAGAAGAAAGTATTTTGCAGACCTGGCAATGAGCTACAAATAGTAAGCTTTTCCTCTACATATTGAATTCACATTGTCAGTAATAGTGCAAAAAGATGTAGGACATGAATTCAAGTGTCCATTATACTGAACTGCTATTATGATGGTTTTGTCAAACCAATTTATAGGGATTTTGATGCAAGAGGTTGTCTGCTAATCTTATTAACCGTCTCTTTTTCTAGTGGGGATCCCATTCCACGGATTGAATTCACAGAAGAGGAGGTGAAGACCTGGGGCACAGTTTTCAGGGAGCTCAACAAGCTTTACCCAAGCCATGCCTGTCGAGAGTATCTGAAAAACCTGCCACTTCTAACTAAACACTGTGGCTACCGCGAAGATAACATTCCCCAGCTGGAAGATGTATCCTGTTTCCTCAAAGGTAGATCCCATGGCTGTGTTTAGTGAGGACTGTTGCTTTATCCGAGTGATTGGTGAATACAAGCTTTCTACTTAGTTCTAGGAATGTGATATCTAAATTCAGACTGAGAAGACATTTTACTATGGTCATGTAAATTTAAAACACTTGCCTTTTTTGAGTGTTGTGTTTTtgtcttgcttttttcagtttgaATTAGGAGTTGTGGGGAGATAAGAAATAACAATGTGCATTCAATTTTGTGGGCTGTCTATTACAGAACGCACAGGCTTCACTATTCGGCCCGTGGCTGGGTACCTTTCTCCACGTGATTTCCTGGCAGGCTTGGCATTCCGAGTTTTCCATTGCACCCAGTATGTACGCCACAGCTCTGACCCTCTTTATACTCCTGAGCCGTAAGTATTCATCTTTCCAAATTGATCTATAATATAGGGAATCTTCTGCTATAGGTTGTATCAGGCAGCTCTTAGGTATGATGAACAAAACAATGCTGAAATTCAAGTAGCAACAGAATACCAAACCACTGTAGTTCAGAGGAAAGCATGACTGTTTTGACTTTGAGTcagaaaacaaaagtatttttttttttaatgaaccaATTCCCATCTGGACCTCAGAATAAACAATTTACCAGaattcaaaatatattaaaaatgtagagGTCTGTCACATATATTCTGTATTTTACTGATGTCAGAATAAATATACATGAAATCATAGCCAATTTACAATAAATCAAAATTAACTTATTTAGATAGACGGAGTATGCCTGAAACTGTCCAGTAGTCTTTTGTATAAGAATCTGTGTAAAACATTCTATTCAACGGAAACTGAcaaaaattggttaaatgtggtTAACACTTGCAGCATGATGGCAAAATAGCTAGttgtgctgcctcacaactccttGAGACTGGGTTTGAACCTTAGCCTAATTCCTgtcaatgtggagtttgcatattctcttctTGAGTCTCTCAAGTAGTCTtaaacattccaaagatgtgtatgttagattaactggtaaCTGTACTGTGGTTGGATATGCAAGTGTCCCCTTTGCCTATATGAGTGAAATTTACTGCACAGATGGCTAatgccttgtgcttgatgttcACAGATAAAAAGCCCTCAGGATGAAGGGATTTAATACTTTGTTTTGGGGACAGATGCTGATCTGCAAGCAgttcagtggtgcagtggttagttttCAGGCTTCCAGTAACTAGATTTGTGGAGTTACTTAAGTGTGGCATGTTTTTGCTAATCTTCATgtattccagtttccttccatTGTCCAATTTCAAAACTCTGCACTTGACATGTGTTGGTTTTTAATACCTATTGCTGCCTATATGAGCTCCAGCTTCCCATAGTCCTGTactaaaaaagcagaaaatatctgACCACATACTTCGGGTGGATAAATGGATGTTGATATGTCCTTCTATATTTCTTAGAGACACTTGCCATGAGCTACTGGGACATGTTCCTTTACTTGCTGAGCCAAGTTTTGCCCAGTTCTCACAGGAAATTGGTCTAGCCTCTCTTGGAGCATCAGATGAAGCTGTCCAGAAACTAGCCACGGTGAGTAGAAGTATCTGACTTGGTTTTTCTCCTCAAGGTTAGGCAGTTTCATACGTGAAAACCTCACTTCTTCCAGAAAATAACACTCCAGATAGTCTTTTCCTATACAATGGCCCCATTCCAGAGTAACACAGAACAGAAGAATTGTTCAAGGTTACAGAATTGTTGAAGACTGCATTAAAAtgatgacattttaatgcttactCCTATATCTGCTGAATAAACAGTAAAGTGGAAGCGGGCTATAATTACGTACAATGTAATGGAAATTCTtgctaaaaatctttttttttgtttactgtttagTGTTACTTCTTCACagtggagtttggactatgtaaACAGGATGGTCAATTACGAGCCTATGGAGCTGGCTTGCTCTCATCCATCAGTGAGCTCAAGGTGAGCAATtaggaaataaaaagaagcttAAGAACATTTGGAGAAGTTGACCATATCAAAAAGTGAACATATTACATGTGTAATTGTAGTGGAGAAGATGACCAtctcaaaaaaaataacatattgcATGTGGGTAATATTAATAGATTTGTTCATACTAAAGTAGGGCAGCCACATTGTGAAAGGAAAGATaaagtgaaaaatgtaatgcaaggAAGGCAAACATCTGAATGGTATTTCTGAAAGACTGAGTTAAAGATAATATAAATTAGATAGCTGACATAGGTTTCAAATGGAAAGCTTATCAGTTTTAACAAGGGCTTGCATGATTTTGAAATGACTAGTGCTGCTATATTTTATTGTGAATTATAAAAGATGTAGCTGTTAGCCTTTAACAAGACATTCAGTAAGCTTTTGATTGAGCATCAGCTAACATTGTACCATCAACTCTGTGGGGCTGATCATGTTCATATGCATTGTATGACCTCTAGGGGGCAGCACCAAGTgccaaaaccccagacacaagtaGACCAGTGCAGTCCTGAGTTAAAATGactgtttttatttgacaaaaaaagCTTCAACCTTGCTTCCTTCACAGTACATCTCTTTTCTGGTTTCTTCCAACATTAATCTAGGGGTAAAACTGGGTTGCCTCATTCAGAAGCCAGATCATGCTTTTATGTGATCTTTGTATCATGGGGCACATACCCCCTCAGATATTCGATTGATTGGCAATAAATTGAGCCACTCTAACCTTCAAGAGGGACCAAATGAACATGCCCCGGTCCACAAAAAGTTTCTCATTTAAAAAATAGCTTATGGcttgctcccccccccccccccaccccctttcaGTTTTTGGCTTTACCACTGCACTAATCCCCAGCAGAAAAGGGATTATTGAAGTGAGATGGCTTCTTTTAAGATGGACTTGGGGGTAATTCTGGTGCCACAGCATTGCAAAATGAAAGCAATTCCGGGTCAGGCAGAACCCCTCCAAAGCAGAGATTGTCCTCTCCTGCAGCTCCTCCAGGTGGCATCCAAGTACCCCTACAGGGTTGCGCATCAGGACTACAGCTCTCAATATGCCCTTTGGGTGTACAAATGCGAGTTCCAATGAGGGATGCTACCGCCCAGTGTAGTCTCCCTTTGTCCTTCTGTTATTATGGCCACTCAAAGAAAAAGAACCATCAACCAACCTGGGCAGGATGCTCATCCATCCACATCTATACCTAAAGActtcccggccaggtaaggaaccatccattGTGGTCGGGATGCCAGCCAACCTGTGTCATCTGTGACAACTGCAGACAGACTTCTGTGTGCTACTGCCTCTATCATAATTGGTTTGTGCTATCACCCATGCTCTCATTTTTGTAAATTCTGTTTGTGCATTGTGCAGTTATAGATGCAGGTGTGTTCCACTGCCATCTTTCAACCTCCAGACCATTTGAACTCACACGTGTTCTCAGGCTATTAATGGATTTCAAGTAGCAGTGGTTTTTATATGTTTCATTTGACTTTCTCTTTCAGGGTTAGTAACTGCATTTCACCtgatactgctgggataggcaccagctcaCTATGATCTTGTTCCGAATATGTGGTTAAGAGAGTAGATGAATGTAATATTTTAACTGCATAACTCATGAAATATGTTATGACAATTTTTCAGTCAACCTCATATTTCAGCTAATCATTTCATAGTGTTTCTCTTATGTTATCtcagaaaaaacactttttaaattgagttttaTTTAGGACTGaggtttctttctcttttctttaaatGATAATTGCATGTGGCACTAAACAGATCTTTGCACTTTCTTACTGTCTAATAGCATGCACTCTCTGGAAGCTCCAAGATGAAGCCTTTTGACCCCAAAGTCACCTGCAAGCAAGAGTGTATCATCACAACATTCCAGGAAGTCTACTTCATCTCAGAAAGCTTTGAGGAAGCCAAAGAAAAGATGAGGTAAACAAGTAGCCAGGCAAGGCAAACATGACATTTAGTAAAAGATGAACATTAAAGCAAAAGCTACTTCAATCCATGAAATGGCagaataaaacagaacacaacttTCTTTTTGTAAGCTACTATATATCATAACCAAGAGCTACTGCCAATTATTCAGTAACACagaactgttttgtgtttttttttttgtcttcagggAGTTTGCAAAGACCATAAAGCGCCCCTTTTCAGTTCGCTACAATCCCTACACACAGAGCGTGGACATTTTGAAGGACACCAAGAGCATTTGTGGGGTGGTCAAGGAGCTGCAGCATGAGCTGGACATTGTCAGTGATGCTCTTAATCGAATGAACAATCAGATAGGAGTGTGAACCATTTTACTTTCTAAATTTTATATGTACTAGTATGTTTCCAGTATGGTACCTTTCAAATGCTGGCATATATTTCTGCATGCCAAAGTGTCAGTTGATCGGGGTCTATGGGGGGGTTAAAAAACTTAATTCTCTTCATATGGGATGTTATTTTGGTATTGGTTGTCTTTGCCTTTTTTCTCATGACACCTCTACTGGCATTACACAATTGCACAATGCCCCTTATGTCACTGATACTATATTTTACCATGACTTTAGCTTTTCTGCCCTAATTCAAGCTCTTTATGTAACCAAATAGTACTGTCTTGGTCTGAATCTATTCCGTCTCTCTTTAAATGACACCCTGGCTTTTCTGTTGCCCTTGCACAGCTGATAACCTGCGATCTCCTCTCATTTTATCCTGCTTACCTCTCTCCTTCTGTGGCAGGGAGGCAACCCAGTGTACCTGAACATAACTTTTAAGCTTTATGTTTTGTGGGTTTATTCACCAGCCTTTTTTTGAACAAGTTATCAAAAACAGCAGCGATACATTAGGAATCTTCAGCCATGACTGATCCTCAAACCATGCAAACGTTCTTCCTAAAATGCAAAAGAGCAACAATTTCACCCATACCATCCTTGAAATCACAGTCTTTAATGCTGCCATCTATGATATTTATTCGTTTGGACCTTTTCTTTGCCTGACATTTGGCCTCTGATGCCTTTAAAATTAGTTCTGTAGGTCTATAAAACACAGGTGTAGTGAGCCAGCAGCTGTACtcaccatatatatacacatatgattGGCCATACCTTTGAAAATGATCCTTCCTTCCATTTATGAAAAGCAAAGTTACTGTGGGTTTTCGTCTCCTGTTGGACAAAACATACAGTTGTTCAAACTTACTTTATATTGTAGTTTTCATTTGTAAAGGAATGTACTTattgaaaatatatattattcttGTGCAAAGAAGTCACAATATATTGCAATAAAAGTATTATGTATAATTTTTCATTGTATAGTTATGAGTAATTATTACTGTGATTAAAATGTCTGCATAGTTCCCTCTTTTGTACTTTACAATGGGTAGCCAATTCATGGAGAAATTGTTATTTACcaaaaagcaatatttaaaaaacactgaTTATATTCTTACAAGactagattttcttttctttttactgttcGTCTTGCTGTAAAAACTAGTTCTGGGAATCTGCATGGTATGCACCTTTCATTGtaagcatttttgttttacaaaacaGAATCATTAATGCCGCTGTCTGAAACCCTTAAATATGAATCCTTGTGCCCTCTTTCTGCATGTGACAGGGCGCcataaataaagtgtgtgtgtttagaaGACAAAAAAATCAGGTGAATCTGTGCCACATTTAGGAATATAACTTAATTCTTACTACAGCTCTTTAATGTCCTTGAGAAGAGCTTTCTTTATTCctagtcatttaaaaaaatcagacctTTTTAACCACACACAGGTACAAAAAGTAATGTTTTGTGCAAAGAGACAATTAATACAcctcagcatccatccatcctgagAAGgagctggggccaatcccagcaagcactgggtggAAGGCAAGAAGAATCCCTGgaaagggcgccagtccaccaaagggtaaacacacaaatacacccagtCGAGTCAGTTTAGCatcgccattccacctaacctgcctgaGCATTTTTACTGAAAGTACAGTATCTTGCTCTTTAAAGTAATTgagaaaaataacagtaaaatacaCCTTTGAAAGAGTTCACTCTAGTGGACTAAACGTCAGAGAATTAGAGccaaatatcttcattttctgttctatgttgtattttgtatatatatttacacacacattcGCCATTGCCACAATGAACACACAGTATACTCACCTGTATTATGAAAGTTGGACACTACATGGTGTAAATGAAACGGTAACCACTGCTTTGTGTAATCTTAACTCCCCCCTTGACCAACAACTTTGATTTTAATCCCAGTAACACACACAGGGCCAACTGAGAAGCTTTTTTCTTAACACCTTTATATTTTGCTGATGTGTGTTTCCTAAAGGCAGATCATTTTTTCCCTTAAGATTCTCAATTATTAGCAAAAGAATTAATAATGCAGAAATGCATTTCTTTACCCTTTTATAATCACAGTCTTattattgattcttttttttaccCGATAGTGTTTAAATCTTATTTGCTGTATAAAGAGTCTTGAAAATGTTCATACCATGAAGGGTAGACAGGTtgatcagaaaaatgaaaaaattcaccATCTCATCTTCTGAAGAATGCAGCCTTTTGTTATTTGACAATGCTATTTACTTTAACAATAAATTccatccaagatttttttttaaattatcaataTAATTGAAATAAATTCCATCCAAGATAATTTTTAAtgttatcaatataaatttaGATTTTAGTGACTGCAAAGAGGAAGACAGCCACTTCAGCATGAAGATGTTGTAGCAAAGCAGTTGTGTTGAATATAAGTCCTGAAAATGTTCAGTGGAAAAAGTAAACGTCATTTTAGAATGAAGCAAAAACTTAGAACAGTCCACATATGAACATGATGTTTATAACATGTAGGCAGATTTATCATTATTAACGTTATTTATAACCAAGTGTCACGTTCAACCTGTTCTAATGTCTGTTTCAAGCTAAAGTTTGTATCAACGGTGCCATTACATAATCCAGACATGTATGGTACCAGTAGCTTACACAACAGTTTTACTTATGATTGTAAAAGGACCTGTTACTGTGTCCAGAGATATGTTAATatatggttttgttttcttttttctgatctTTAATggaatgaagaaaataaagtgcaaacaataacaacattggggcgaattttctttttttactactCTCACTTGCCTGTAAACATAATTGTCTATATTACCCAGTTGATTACCCAAATGGCAGTTGATGTCTTGCATATGCTAAATACAACCCCTTGGGTTTAAAGTTCTGGACACAGAAACACTTTTGCAGACTTTGGGAAGTGTTCCAGTAAACTAACATTTTGTCTTACAGACATGTGGTCACTTGTTTGTAGTTGAAGTTCAGAAGATTCTAATGGCTTGGAGAATCCCCTTACTTTATATGGGACATTAGAGGTTGCAGCTGCAATGCCAGTTGTAGGTTATGACTATTGCACTTTTGTTAAGTTCAGACCCATCAGAAAATTAAAAGATATACAGGTGAAATGCTTAAACATTACAAAGACTTCCTTGGTGATTTTTAAAACTTCTCAACTATATTAGCAGAACTGATATAGACAGCACATCTACCAAACCAACATATTCAATACACATTCAATACACAGTCAGGAGGGAAGtacagaaaattttaaataaaaagcaatcaGAATATGTGATCTAAGACAGCattgtatttattacatttaaatgatacatccttctatccatccattcatttcactGCAAAATTAGGAACAACACATGAATTAACCCTGGAAGGGGGACTGATTCATCACAAAGCAGATTTATGTAATGAACATACCTAATGCAGAAAAGGTGAAAGATGATCCAAAGAGATTCACATTTTTATTAGTAAAAGAATGGCCAAGAAAGAGGTAAAGAATATTAGGAACAATTTGGTGAACCAGAATATACAGatagtgaaatagcaaatgctttgaACTTACACTTTATATAACGGTTTAAGACAATAACCTTAaaagtaaaagggactactaaggaggtacttacTAGTTAGGgtagtgtttcccaaactcggtcctgtggcccccctgtggctgcaggtttttgttccaaccacattcctaatcagtgacaacacctgatagcactgatctcatttaattagctggcattattttttcttttattcgacattcagaaaagcacagcagcatgatttttacatttataagacatttagaaatatttctgctttttctatagatttaaatgcttaactctcttttgttggtttcattatattttgccctttctctgtgcagtttcccCCCTTCTTTGTATATTATTAAAGacaagtgaatttcccattgggattaataaagtatctatctatctatctatctatctatctatctatctatctatctatctatctatctatctatctatctaaaaatgagcagagcagacacgctggcaaacaacactgaataatcaaaggctgcaagtactttagtgtcagacccacttaatagtaaataatggattaattaaaaaattagaagacctagaaaagtagaatgaaaatcaagatgaaaatattgttaaaaagaaaaaaaaatacattattcctatataactgcttggtacattttaatatttttttcaacttagttttttaatttctatattgttccctaaacacagaacttcggaaatatcagttcacttaattagcccaggagttcaattaaaaacagaagctggttggaacaaaaacctgcagccacagggggtccccaggacagagtttgggaaacactggagtAGAGTATTAAGGAGTGATAAGCAATGCAAGCATCACTCATAAAAATAATTTAGGTAAATTATGGCTTACTAAACAGgtattgtttatattattattgtaacgTATTAATGCTTTATTCATTGAATTTTTGTGCAACTGAGACACACTGAGAGCATGAATACGCCATTCACAGGATGTTCACACCTGAAAATCCAGCCTTTAGTTATGAAAGACCTTGAAcagcaaaaaatagaaatgtaatgagATGCACTAAATACTATTACCTTCttaatcttcaaaaaaaaaaaaaaatgatgacattAACATGACATTTTTGGTCAAATAACAGAATTTTATGTATGTTTGAGATGTGAAATCAAAAACGGAATTAACAGTTTTAGTTCCATGAGAACACAGattgctcatacttttcattttttttaactcattaattCTGATTATTGTTTTTCTGGCTGTATgttgttatgtacagtataagctgcattttaaattttacattaaatgAATCTTcaccgggcagcacggtggtacagtggtagcgctgctgcctcacagtaaggagacctgggtgttctccccatgtctgcgtgggtttcctcccacagtccaaagacatgcaggttaggtgcattggcgatcctgaattgtccctagtgtgtgcttggtgtgtgggtgtgtatgccctgcggtgggctggccccctgcccgggatttgctcctgccttgtgccctgtgctagctgggattgacaccagcagacccccgtgaccctgtgttgggatatagcggattggacaatgactgactgactgactgactgaatcctCACCCAAACGAAGCATGATGTTGAACAGCAAAGatctttaactaataaaattattagtttaatacagGGTAAGTTTTTATTTGTAGTACATTATAcacaaaagcattttatttttaaagtgtggaTCTTGCTAGGAAGCTGTAAAAGGAGATTTTGTCACCAAAATCAATAAAtctaatcacaaaaaataaatatttctcagcatttaaactgaaatatttttgttttaattaaaattctaGGGAAGGAATTATTTACAAGATAAATTCAACACaatatatcttaaatgcaattagCAGGTAACTATTTACTACTCCACATTCCTAATGTTATGCCAGTCTTTCATAAAAATTAGGTGCTGCTGATCTTTGCATGTTTTGCAAATGCAGAGGTTGAAGGCACTGAGTCCTTTGATTGTAATGATCAGTGATTTACATACAATGCCACAACTGCGTGTAATGTATTGTTCAGCATGGAGAACTACGAAAAATTTGTTGTGGTGTCTCAGCATAAAGTACAGTACATCTTTTTTGTGAGTTGGAAGAATGTGATTATGCCACTCATGGCACAAGCCAGGGCTTCATCCCAAGTCATACAGTGGCATCCACAATAGCTGAGTGGAGGGATTTCAAAACTGAAATAGTTTTCACCTAGAAAATTCTGtcacttgcctttttaattttattgtgtcaACAAGTGTAATCAATTAGTTCAATGTTAACATTACATAAATGTCAGTTTTCACATAAAAGGCATTTCTAGACAAATTACTATTAGGTTAAGGCTTGAGCGCCACCTTTGGGCCCACCTATTACTGTAAATGCTGTTTGTCCCAACTCAATTAATTTGGCTGATGTGCTGAAGTTTATTAATTATCCAGCAGTTACATTATGGGAAGGgcacaaacagaaaaaagaaactctACCAAGTAGAGTATGAGTCTTAGGTTTTTAGTGTTAGTATGAAATGCCTTTACAAATTCATTCTTGCAGTTTGAACTACTTGCCTTTTTATATGGTTTTGCTTGCTTTTCTGACCAGCAGCCTACTATTTTTTGTTCATGATTTTTTGACTTTAATAAATATAACTTTatcttttatactgtacatacctgCCTTTTATTATGTCTGTTATTCTCTCCTGTCATCTTGCCTTATGATTGCATGGTGTAGTACAGTTCTGGGGCCTCAGATATAAACAGTGcgaacgcacaaaaatgttgaataCACCCGTTTCCAccctcaca of the Erpetoichthys calabaricus chromosome 2, fErpCal1.3, whole genome shotgun sequence genome contains:
- the tph1a gene encoding tryptophan 5-hydroxylase 1a isoform X1; this translates as MYSNRIEGPKRGRSFDSMNTTFEEKQLNNEMNKSSFSKIEENMNISSDRGRAAMVFSLKNEVGGLVKALKLFQEKHVNLVHIESRKSKRRNSEFEIFVDCDSNREQLNEIIQMLRSHVNVVSMNPPDNSCLVDDDMDSVPWFPKKISDLDKCANRVLMYGSDLDADHPGFKDNVYRKRRKYFADLAMSYKYGDPIPRIEFTEEEVKTWGTVFRELNKLYPSHACREYLKNLPLLTKHCGYREDNIPQLEDVSCFLKERTGFTIRPVAGYLSPRDFLAGLAFRVFHCTQYVRHSSDPLYTPEPDTCHELLGHVPLLAEPSFAQFSQEIGLASLGASDEAVQKLATCYFFTVEFGLCKQDGQLRAYGAGLLSSISELKHALSGSSKMKPFDPKVTCKQECIITTFQEVYFISESFEEAKEKMREFAKTIKRPFSVRYNPYTQSVDILKDTKSICGVVKELQHELDIVSDALNRMNNQIGV
- the tph1a gene encoding tryptophan 5-hydroxylase 1a isoform X3, with translation MYSNRIEGPKRGRSFDSMNTTFEEKQLNNEEKHVNLVHIESRKSKRRNSEFEIFVDCDSNREQLNEIIQMLRSHVNVVSMNPPDNSCLVDDDMDSVPWFPKKISDLDKCANRVLMYGSDLDADHPGFKDNVYRKRRKYFADLAMSYKYGDPIPRIEFTEEEVKTWGTVFRELNKLYPSHACREYLKNLPLLTKHCGYREDNIPQLEDVSCFLKERTGFTIRPVAGYLSPRDFLAGLAFRVFHCTQYVRHSSDPLYTPEPDTCHELLGHVPLLAEPSFAQFSQEIGLASLGASDEAVQKLATCYFFTVEFGLCKQDGQLRAYGAGLLSSISELKHALSGSSKMKPFDPKVTCKQECIITTFQEVYFISESFEEAKEKMREFAKTIKRPFSVRYNPYTQSVDILKDTKSICGVVKELQHELDIVSDALNRMNNQIGV
- the tph1a gene encoding tryptophan 5-hydroxylase 1a isoform X2, translating into MYSNRIEGPKRGRSFDSMNTTFEEKQLNNEMNKSSFSKIEENMNISSDRGRAAMVFSLKNEEKHVNLVHIESRKSKRRNSEFEIFVDCDSNREQLNEIIQMLRSHVNVVSMNPPDNSCLVDDDMDSVPWFPKKISDLDKCANRVLMYGSDLDADHPGFKDNVYRKRRKYFADLAMSYKYGDPIPRIEFTEEEVKTWGTVFRELNKLYPSHACREYLKNLPLLTKHCGYREDNIPQLEDVSCFLKERTGFTIRPVAGYLSPRDFLAGLAFRVFHCTQYVRHSSDPLYTPEPDTCHELLGHVPLLAEPSFAQFSQEIGLASLGASDEAVQKLATCYFFTVEFGLCKQDGQLRAYGAGLLSSISELKHALSGSSKMKPFDPKVTCKQECIITTFQEVYFISESFEEAKEKMREFAKTIKRPFSVRYNPYTQSVDILKDTKSICGVVKELQHELDIVSDALNRMNNQIGV